Proteins from a single region of Belliella baltica DSM 15883:
- a CDS encoding DUF4221 family protein, translated as MFRFNCLIFHFCLLIFLSCSSKDIDTEDILSYRTESIRLPIDHTVFPSTFAMQYFEGKLYWMSRDKRTIHQLDFKNKEMDLFLKFNEEGPDGVGTPLGFYLHNLDSIYMPSGYRLFLLDRQAKIKNVYDFSETELAGPLSSNTRYSGQFVNLSKGVAISLKPELISKSLLNKDFLKRYNPFLVFDLKYENFEKMNFNFDPILFDKGSNLISSSFTGEGDDFFVITQYSNVLHKYDIQKGKVSVHPLESNLVNNFSDSYFKSEPRNNSAVENTRLIYKYASNIGLLYDPFRKMIYRMGWKGEELDKNINFMKFSEFLPHFVVGVYNAESLELLGEFDLPRNKYLAHHYFVSEDGLNLFLNHPDNPNTKEDELKIEVFDFSGLKQ; from the coding sequence ATGTTTAGATTCAATTGTTTGATTTTCCATTTTTGTCTATTGATTTTTCTTTCCTGTTCCTCCAAAGATATAGATACTGAGGATATTCTCAGTTATCGTACAGAGTCCATTAGATTGCCAATAGATCACACGGTCTTTCCAAGCACTTTTGCTATGCAGTACTTTGAAGGTAAGCTATATTGGATGAGTAGGGATAAAAGGACAATTCATCAGCTTGATTTTAAGAATAAGGAAATGGACTTATTCCTCAAGTTCAATGAAGAAGGACCTGATGGAGTAGGGACACCTCTTGGTTTTTATTTGCATAATTTGGATTCTATTTACATGCCATCTGGTTACCGCTTATTTTTATTGGATCGGCAGGCAAAAATCAAAAATGTATATGATTTTTCAGAAACGGAATTGGCAGGTCCATTATCTTCAAACACCAGATACAGTGGCCAATTTGTTAACCTATCCAAAGGGGTAGCAATTAGCCTAAAGCCTGAGTTGATTTCAAAAAGTCTTTTAAATAAGGATTTTCTTAAGCGCTACAATCCCTTTCTGGTTTTTGATCTTAAGTACGAAAACTTTGAAAAAATGAATTTCAATTTTGATCCTATTTTATTTGACAAAGGATCGAATTTGATCAGTAGTAGTTTTACAGGCGAAGGGGATGATTTTTTTGTAATTACCCAGTATAGTAATGTTTTACATAAATATGATATTCAAAAAGGTAAGGTAAGTGTGCATCCATTGGAGTCTAATCTGGTCAATAATTTTTCTGACAGTTATTTCAAGTCCGAGCCAAGGAATAACTCAGCTGTTGAAAATACCCGATTAATTTACAAATACGCTTCTAATATTGGGTTGTTGTATGACCCATTTAGAAAAATGATTTACAGAATGGGTTGGAAAGGGGAAGAATTAGATAAGAATATAAATTTCATGAAGTTTTCGGAATTTTTACCGCATTTTGTAGTAGGGGTGTATAATGCTGAATCTTTAGAGTTACTAGGGGAATTTGATTTGCCAAGAAACAAATATTTGGCGCATCATTATTTTGTGAGTGAAGATGGATTGAATTTGTTTTTGAATCATCCTGACAATCCAAATACCAAAGAAGATGAGCTTAAAATAGAAGTGTTTGATTTTTCAGGTTTGAAACAATGA
- a CDS encoding VOC family protein — translation MKKHLLFILGLAGAFALGYISNYFVFEENKPRIVETNLNPEKMKLGAFSMSLSVKDLKTSKDFYEKLGFAVFAGDFDKNYLIMKNENSLIGLFQGMFENNILTFNPGWDENAQEINEFDDIREIQSHLKKNDVSLSSEVDQNTKGPGSIMLTDPDGNMILIDQHR, via the coding sequence ATGAAGAAGCATTTGTTATTTATATTAGGCCTAGCGGGAGCTTTTGCGCTTGGATATATTTCCAATTATTTCGTATTTGAAGAAAATAAACCAAGAATAGTAGAAACAAATCTAAACCCAGAAAAAATGAAACTAGGAGCTTTTTCCATGAGTTTGAGCGTCAAAGATCTCAAAACTTCCAAAGATTTCTATGAGAAACTAGGTTTTGCTGTATTTGCAGGAGATTTTGACAAAAATTATTTAATCATGAAAAATGAAAACTCCCTGATCGGGCTATTTCAGGGGATGTTTGAAAATAATATTTTGACATTCAATCCAGGATGGGATGAAAATGCCCAAGAAATCAACGAGTTTGATGATATAAGAGAAATACAAAGCCATTTAAAGAAAAATGATGTTTCATTATCATCAGAGGTAGATCAAAACACTAAAGGACCAGGCAGTATCATGTTGACGGATCCTGATGGCAATATGATTTTAATTGATCAGCATAGATAG
- the araA gene encoding L-arabinose isomerase translates to MNNLKQNEVWFLTGSQHLYGEETLRQVAEHSQIIAKELNESQGISVSIIYKPTVKTTEEIYAVCQEANQNKNCIGIIAWMHTFSPAKMWIGGLKILQKPMLHLHTQFNRDIPWESIDMDFMNLNQSAHGDREFGFMVSRMKIERKVVVGHWQDPKVKSQIDTWARAASGWNDWQGAKFARFGDNMRNVAVTEGDKVEAELKFGFAVNTFAVGDLVQLINAAPESEIKGLVEEYEATYTLADNLKANGARRSSLLDAAQIEIGMRKFLKEGGFKGFTNTFEDLHGMKQLPGIATQRLMAEGYGYAGEGDWKTAALVRAMKVMGTGLEGGNAFMEDYTYHFDPSNSMVLGAHMLEVDPVLANGKPTCEVHPLGIGGKEDPVRLVFNGKAGASLNASLVDMGNRFRLVVNEVEAVEVPQALPKLPVARVMWKPLPDMNTGCAGWIYAGGAHHTCFSQSLTTEHLTDFAKIAGLENIIIDKETNLRQLQNEVKWSDAFYRLGF, encoded by the coding sequence ATGAATAATCTCAAACAAAACGAAGTATGGTTTCTCACAGGAAGCCAGCACTTATATGGAGAAGAAACCCTTCGTCAAGTTGCGGAACATTCTCAAATCATAGCAAAAGAGCTCAATGAATCTCAAGGAATCAGTGTAAGCATAATTTATAAACCAACTGTTAAAACTACAGAGGAAATCTACGCAGTCTGCCAAGAGGCAAACCAAAACAAAAACTGTATTGGTATCATTGCATGGATGCATACTTTTTCTCCTGCCAAAATGTGGATCGGTGGCTTAAAAATTCTTCAAAAACCAATGCTTCACCTCCATACTCAATTCAATAGAGATATTCCATGGGAAAGCATAGATATGGATTTTATGAACCTCAATCAAAGTGCTCATGGAGACAGAGAATTTGGATTTATGGTTTCTAGAATGAAAATCGAACGTAAAGTGGTAGTTGGCCACTGGCAAGATCCAAAAGTAAAATCTCAAATTGACACTTGGGCAAGGGCTGCTTCTGGATGGAATGATTGGCAAGGAGCCAAATTCGCAAGATTTGGAGACAACATGCGAAATGTGGCTGTAACTGAAGGCGATAAGGTCGAAGCTGAATTGAAGTTTGGATTTGCTGTGAACACTTTTGCCGTAGGCGATTTGGTACAACTCATCAATGCTGCACCTGAGTCTGAAATCAAAGGACTTGTCGAGGAATATGAAGCTACTTATACCCTAGCAGATAATTTAAAAGCGAATGGGGCTAGAAGATCTTCATTGTTAGATGCTGCCCAAATTGAAATCGGAATGCGCAAGTTCCTTAAAGAAGGCGGATTTAAAGGCTTTACAAATACTTTCGAAGACCTTCATGGCATGAAACAATTGCCAGGAATAGCCACACAACGATTAATGGCTGAAGGTTATGGATATGCAGGTGAAGGTGATTGGAAAACTGCCGCTTTGGTAAGAGCCATGAAAGTAATGGGAACAGGACTTGAAGGTGGAAATGCTTTCATGGAAGACTATACCTATCATTTTGACCCAAGCAACAGCATGGTTCTTGGTGCCCATATGCTGGAAGTAGATCCTGTTTTGGCGAATGGAAAGCCTACTTGTGAAGTACATCCGCTCGGAATAGGTGGAAAAGAAGATCCTGTTAGATTGGTATTCAACGGCAAGGCTGGTGCTTCACTAAACGCCTCTTTGGTGGATATGGGAAATAGATTCAGGCTTGTAGTCAATGAAGTGGAAGCAGTAGAAGTGCCTCAAGCCCTTCCGAAACTCCCTGTGGCGAGAGTAATGTGGAAACCGCTTCCTGACATGAACACTGGCTGTGCAGGCTGGATTTATGCCGGAGGTGCACACCACACATGCTTTAGCCAAAGTTTGACAACAGAGCATCTGACTGACTTCGCGAAAATCGCAGGTTTGGAAAATATTATAATCGATAAAGAAACAAACTTAAGACAACTCCAGAACGAAGTAAAATGGAGTGACGCTTTCTATCGATTAGGATTTTAA
- a CDS encoding sodium/sugar symporter, whose protein sequence is MNAGFSTLDYIVFSVYAVIIVALGLWVSRSKTGLQKTAQEYFLADKSLTWWAVGASLIAANISAEHFIGTSGSGFAIGLGIAAYEWIAAITLIIVAKYFLPVFLKNGIYTMPQFLESRFDKRVSTAFAVFWLLVYVFVNLTSVSYLGALAMEKIMGVPLQYGIIGLLVFSGIYSIYGGLEAVAWTDVVQVIVLIAGGLVTTFLALEAVGDGAGVFAGMANLYEAAREHFVMVVPKGEIMIPDGVGGLKDAYQDLPGVAVVLGAMWLTNIGYWGFNQYIIQKGLAAKSIEDAKRGLIFAGYLKILIPLLVVIPGIAAWVLINKSTPEELSVMLNVPFEQIGTIDKSDEAYPWLLKNFVPAGIRGLAFAALAAAIVSSLASMINSTSTIFTMDIYKVYFQPDATNNQLVRSGRLVAIVALFIAMLVAPQLASLDQVFQYIQEYTGYIYPGVVAVFCMGLFWRQITGNAALWTAIATIPAGIVFKVLYPEMPFLLRMGYVFIILLLIASVISFTEKKTHANPAFKEKGVGSKSLTSSYIFFTLGLISTILGIAFFNDFESIGFESIFMMASLFMMLGVILYTNVKMKKADPKSLTIDPVLFNTATPFNLGAAGIILIVGLLYYFFWM, encoded by the coding sequence ATGAATGCTGGATTCTCTACTTTAGATTACATCGTTTTTTCGGTTTACGCAGTTATTATAGTCGCACTGGGGCTATGGGTCTCAAGATCTAAAACTGGCCTGCAAAAAACTGCTCAGGAGTATTTTTTGGCTGATAAATCGCTCACCTGGTGGGCAGTTGGTGCGTCCTTGATAGCAGCTAACATTTCTGCGGAGCACTTTATCGGAACATCAGGTTCTGGATTCGCAATCGGGTTGGGCATTGCAGCATATGAATGGATTGCTGCGATTACACTGATCATCGTCGCCAAATACTTCTTACCAGTTTTCTTGAAGAATGGCATATATACAATGCCTCAGTTTTTGGAATCCAGATTTGATAAAAGAGTAAGTACTGCCTTTGCTGTTTTTTGGCTTTTGGTATATGTCTTTGTCAATCTGACCTCGGTAAGTTACTTAGGAGCCTTGGCCATGGAGAAAATCATGGGGGTACCTCTACAATATGGCATTATAGGTCTTTTGGTGTTTTCAGGCATCTACTCTATTTATGGTGGTCTAGAAGCTGTAGCATGGACAGATGTTGTCCAAGTGATTGTATTGATTGCAGGAGGTTTAGTTACTACTTTTCTTGCCTTAGAAGCAGTTGGAGACGGAGCTGGAGTTTTTGCAGGAATGGCAAATCTTTATGAAGCCGCTCGAGAACATTTCGTAATGGTGGTACCAAAAGGTGAAATTATGATACCTGATGGAGTTGGAGGGCTGAAAGATGCTTATCAAGATCTTCCTGGTGTAGCTGTTGTACTTGGTGCTATGTGGCTTACCAATATTGGTTATTGGGGATTCAATCAATATATCATTCAAAAAGGCCTTGCAGCAAAAAGTATAGAAGATGCGAAACGAGGGTTGATCTTCGCAGGTTACTTAAAAATTCTTATTCCATTGTTGGTTGTAATTCCGGGAATTGCAGCTTGGGTATTGATCAATAAATCAACGCCAGAAGAATTGTCTGTGATGCTGAATGTTCCATTTGAGCAAATTGGGACAATTGATAAATCTGATGAAGCTTATCCATGGCTTTTGAAAAACTTTGTTCCTGCTGGAATTAGAGGATTGGCATTTGCTGCACTTGCAGCAGCAATAGTTTCCTCTCTTGCGTCCATGATCAATAGTACTTCGACGATTTTCACCATGGACATCTACAAAGTATATTTCCAGCCTGATGCTACCAACAATCAATTGGTAAGATCAGGTAGACTCGTGGCAATTGTGGCACTTTTCATAGCTATGCTTGTCGCTCCACAGTTAGCATCACTGGATCAGGTATTCCAATACATACAAGAATACACAGGATATATTTATCCTGGAGTGGTTGCAGTATTCTGCATGGGTCTGTTTTGGAGACAAATCACAGGAAATGCTGCTCTTTGGACAGCTATCGCTACAATTCCTGCGGGTATTGTATTTAAAGTATTGTATCCTGAAATGCCGTTCTTGTTGAGGATGGGATATGTATTTATTATTTTATTGCTTATTGCCTCAGTGATAAGTTTCACGGAAAAGAAGACACACGCGAATCCTGCTTTCAAAGAAAAGGGGGTTGGAAGTAAATCCTTAACTTCCTCTTATATTTTCTTTACTTTGGGATTAATTTCAACAATTCTTGGTATTGCATTTTTCAATGACTTCGAATCAATAGGTTTTGAATCCATTTTTATGATGGCTTCATTATTTATGATGCTTGGGGTTATTTTATATACCAATGTGAAAATGAAAAAAGCAGACCCAAAATCTTTAACAATAGATCCTGTACTCTTCAATACAGCCACACCATTCAATTTAGGCGCAGCTGGGATTATATTAATTGTTGGTCTGCTTTACTATTTCTTTTGGATGTAA
- a CDS encoding NUDIX hydrolase yields MKYSNQTRLLVAVDCIIFGFDGVDYKLLLIQRGFAPEREKWSLMGGFVQSDESLDQAAERILKQLTGLHDVYMEEMQAFSQPDRDPIERVIAVAYVALIDIEKYQAQINDDFHARWYSIKDLPNLIFDHKEMVERALTKLRYKAAFHPILFELLPEKFTLPQLQAMYEGLYDTKIDKRNFTRKVLSTKLLKKESEKDKSSSKKGAFYYSLDEDHYKENFTNIHNFIPRNEIPAGLE; encoded by the coding sequence ATGAAGTATTCAAATCAAACCAGGCTTTTAGTGGCTGTGGATTGTATAATTTTTGGCTTTGACGGTGTCGATTACAAGCTACTGCTGATTCAGAGAGGTTTTGCCCCCGAAAGAGAGAAATGGAGTCTAATGGGAGGATTTGTACAGTCTGACGAGTCTTTAGATCAAGCAGCTGAGCGAATCTTGAAGCAACTAACTGGTTTACATGATGTTTATATGGAAGAAATGCAAGCATTTAGCCAGCCAGATAGGGATCCCATCGAAAGGGTCATCGCCGTTGCCTATGTGGCATTGATTGATATAGAAAAATATCAGGCACAGATTAATGATGATTTTCATGCTAGATGGTATTCCATAAAAGATCTTCCAAATCTAATTTTTGATCATAAAGAAATGGTAGAAAGAGCTCTGACTAAATTAAGATATAAAGCTGCATTTCATCCTATTCTATTTGAGCTTTTACCTGAAAAATTTACGCTTCCACAGTTGCAAGCAATGTATGAAGGTCTTTACGACACAAAAATAGATAAGAGAAATTTCACTAGAAAAGTGCTCTCTACCAAGCTTTTGAAAAAAGAGTCAGAAAAAGATAAATCAAGTTCTAAGAAAGGAGCATTTTATTATTCTTTGGATGAAGATCACTATAAAGAAAACTTTACAAACATTCATAATTTCATACCAAGAAATGAAATCCCAGCAGGATTGGAATAA